One genomic region from Campylobacter sp. RM5004 encodes:
- a CDS encoding GGDEF domain-containing phosphodiesterase, with protein sequence MNREYKNIEIKTFVQRILQIFITALMVGIFVCTGIFFTKLHKIDVNYDINNHIHEIMLDNQELMLNIERPSIYANFESSGRKLSEIDTKTSELIALLKENRQLNKAEEEKLSQSLEKLKNYVKEFNSLLGTSGSDFKSFNVLYAQSKLIDVKQNVLEFIFATKISISSIKNYVDFLDTLIENNNNLILEYKNTMASLKQESKIKTDDIKLLEDRIKAVDEEKTYLILSRKLLHGVKQLHEEKEEIKNFTDFENILTQLKLQVLTKIEHLETTNEQLILVGAIFAVLLVFVTFIIFKYSLDLTRALDILYKAFLNSPIQQILINTKNKKNLYIEYVNDTFTFNINTPTEQSENVRKAQAMNFYDSLHGVIDLNDNAKGFDYGTLIQESHNKIQEYNENDITGRKETRFFSIFRKSIGDNIELINKVDVTKKILQIKDYKTKLDNMQKKLDTDSLTGLLSLQALQDKELKDDKSNKNNIFLYLKIDNFNDLRLNYSTIMIDEIIKTFARSLKNALNVKDNDEVLKTTNIYHLQLDEFCIVYKNHEEAMAAADLIQKHFKAKNVNPIMGKKNKFELQINQNMELKDLELNIGISSERDIRKTNQEVINRLAQAILASYETIKTKEPYCVYKEGLSIEKQHAEQQRVVAQIRYALDNDKIFVVCQGVHNSLTKEVSYYEVLVRLKDEHNNIVSPGLFLDVARKVGLYKNIQEVVINKVFDLIENYPEAKFSINLANSDIINKETRDVFESRLARCSRPEALCVEILESESIDKYDDLSNFLTSISLRGCKIAIDDFGSGYSNFYRLLKIKFDYLKIDGSIIESLVVDNNARTVLETLVGFAHKQGYEVVAEFVKNQEILKIVQDYGIEKAQGYELSKPEEPHNIFI encoded by the coding sequence ATGAATAGAGAATATAAAAATATAGAAATAAAAACTTTCGTTCAAAGAATTTTACAGATTTTTATAACTGCTTTAATGGTTGGTATTTTTGTTTGTACAGGAATATTTTTTACAAAACTTCATAAAATTGATGTAAATTACGATATAAACAATCATATTCATGAAATTATGCTTGATAATCAAGAGTTAATGTTAAATATTGAAAGACCAAGTATTTATGCAAATTTTGAAAGTAGTGGAAGAAAATTAAGTGAAATTGATACTAAAACAAGTGAATTAATAGCTTTATTGAAAGAAAATAGGCAATTAAATAAAGCAGAAGAAGAAAAATTATCACAGAGTTTAGAAAAATTAAAAAATTATGTAAAAGAATTTAATAGCTTATTGGGAACTAGCGGAAGTGATTTTAAAAGCTTTAACGTTTTATATGCTCAATCTAAATTAATTGATGTAAAGCAAAATGTTTTGGAATTTATTTTTGCAACTAAAATAAGCATTAGTTCTATTAAAAACTATGTTGATTTTCTCGATACATTGATTGAAAATAATAATAATTTAATTTTAGAATATAAAAACACAATGGCAAGCTTAAAACAAGAAAGTAAAATAAAAACTGATGATATAAAATTATTAGAAGATAGGATAAAAGCAGTTGATGAAGAAAAAACCTATCTAATTCTTTCAAGAAAATTATTGCATGGTGTTAAACAACTTCATGAAGAAAAAGAAGAAATCAAAAATTTCACAGATTTTGAAAATATTCTAACTCAATTAAAACTTCAAGTATTAACAAAAATAGAGCATTTAGAAACTACAAACGAGCAATTAATATTAGTTGGTGCTATTTTTGCTGTTTTACTTGTGTTTGTTACTTTTATTATTTTCAAGTATAGCCTTGATTTAACAAGGGCTTTAGATATTTTATACAAGGCTTTTTTAAACTCTCCAATTCAACAAATTTTAATTAATACAAAAAACAAAAAGAATTTATATATTGAGTATGTAAATGATACTTTTACCTTTAATATAAACACACCAACAGAGCAAAGCGAAAATGTAAGAAAAGCTCAAGCTATGAACTTTTATGATTCTTTACATGGTGTTATTGATTTAAATGACAATGCAAAGGGTTTTGATTACGGAACGCTTATTCAAGAAAGCCATAACAAAATTCAAGAATATAATGAAAATGATATTACAGGTAGAAAAGAAACAAGGTTTTTTTCTATTTTTAGAAAAAGTATAGGTGATAATATTGAGCTTATTAATAAGGTTGATGTAACCAAAAAGATTTTACAAATTAAAGACTATAAAACTAAGCTTGATAATATGCAAAAGAAGTTAGATACCGATAGCTTAACTGGTTTATTATCATTACAGGCTTTACAAGATAAAGAATTAAAAGATGATAAGTCAAATAAAAATAACATATTTTTATATTTAAAAATTGATAATTTCAATGATTTAAGACTTAATTATTCAACAATTATGATTGATGAAATCATAAAAACTTTTGCAAGGTCTTTAAAAAATGCTTTAAATGTTAAAGATAACGATGAGGTTTTAAAAACTACAAATATATATCATTTACAACTTGATGAGTTTTGTATAGTTTATAAAAATCACGAAGAAGCAATGGCAGCAGCTGATTTAATCCAAAAACATTTTAAAGCAAAAAATGTAAATCCTATAATGGGTAAGAAAAACAAGTTTGAACTTCAAATTAATCAAAATATGGAGCTTAAAGACTTAGAATTAAACATAGGAATTTCTAGTGAGCGTGATATTAGAAAGACAAATCAAGAAGTAATCAATAGACTTGCTCAAGCAATTCTTGCAAGTTATGAAACCATAAAAACAAAAGAGCCTTATTGCGTATATAAAGAAGGTTTAAGTATAGAAAAACAACACGCAGAACAGCAAAGAGTAGTAGCACAAATAAGGTATGCCCTTGATAATGATAAGATTTTTGTAGTTTGTCAAGGCGTTCATAATTCACTTACTAAAGAAGTAAGTTATTATGAAGTATTAGTAAGGCTAAAAGATGAGCATAATAATATAGTTTCTCCGGGACTTTTCTTAGATGTTGCAAGAAAAGTGGGTCTTTATAAAAATATTCAAGAAGTAGTTATTAATAAAGTTTTTGATTTGATAGAAAATTATCCTGAAGCAAAATTTAGTATAAACCTAGCAAACTCAGATATTATCAATAAAGAAACTAGAGATGTATTTGAGAGCAGATTAGCTAGGTGCTCTCGTCCTGAAGCTTTATGTGTTGAGATTTTAGAGAGTGAAAGTATTGATAAATACGATGATTTATCAAATTTCTTAACTTCAATTTCTTTAAGGGGTTGTAAGATAGCAATTGATGACTTTGGTAGTGGATATTCAAACTTTTATAGATTATTAAAAATCAAGTTTGATTATTTAAAAATTGATGGTTCTATTATTGAAAGCTTGGTTGTTGATAATAATGCTAGAACCGTTCTTGAAACGCTAGTAGGCTTTGCTCATAAGCAAGGTTATGAAGTGGTAGCTGAGTTTGTTAAAAACCAAGAGATTTTAAAAATAGTTCAAGATTATGGGATAGAAAAGGCTCAAGGCTATGAGCTTAGCAAACCTGAAGAACCGCACAATATTTTTATTTAG
- a CDS encoding ATP-binding cassette domain-containing protein, translated as MIKVNDLCFAYDSEEILSNVSFSIEDNEFVGIIGANGGGKSTTLKLLLGLLKPSKGSIEITTDKLSYVPQIAQINPSFPINVLDVVLMGTIHKYSFFFNTKEEKSRALALLDDLGLSGLANKKFASLSGGQKQRVLIARAMMSDSKILLLDEPTASIDAKGQIEVFELLKKLNQKGISIVCVCHDIALISTYANKLIHICRTCHIHKNTKGIDNNRLLHLAAHKNNLCEIDIWENYGISKL; from the coding sequence ATGATAAAAGTAAATGATTTATGTTTTGCATACGATAGTGAAGAGATTTTAAGCAATGTTAGTTTTAGTATAGAAGATAATGAATTTGTAGGAATTATAGGAGCAAATGGCGGTGGAAAAAGCACTACCTTAAAATTATTATTAGGCTTATTAAAACCTAGTAAAGGTAGTATTGAAATTACAACGGATAAATTAAGCTATGTTCCGCAAATTGCTCAGATAAATCCTAGCTTTCCTATTAATGTCTTAGATGTTGTTTTAATGGGAACTATTCATAAATATTCTTTCTTTTTTAATACAAAAGAAGAAAAATCAAGAGCCTTGGCATTGCTTGATGATTTAGGTTTAAGTGGTTTAGCAAATAAAAAATTCGCAAGTCTTAGTGGCGGACAAAAACAAAGAGTATTAATAGCAAGAGCTATGATGAGTGATTCAAAGATTTTATTACTTGATGAGCCAACTGCTAGCATTGATGCTAAAGGGCAGATTGAAGTATTTGAATTATTAAAAAAACTTAATCAAAAAGGCATAAGCATAGTTTGTGTTTGTCATGATATAGCTTTAATTAGCACTTATGCAAACAAATTAATTCATATATGCAGAACTTGTCATATACATAAAAATACAAAAGGAATTGATAATAATAGGTTGTTGCATTTAGCAGCACATAAAAATAATTTATGTGAAATTGATATATGGGAAAATTATGGAATATCTAAATTATAG
- a CDS encoding cytochrome c peroxidase, whose product MNKIFFIFALLLTLFADENVYKPIASIPYDKDLANLGKQLYFDVNLSPKKLSCNSCHNLNLSGNGTNNSGINTDNENNPPTVLNIAYSNLFFKDASITDLKEQVKRTLKTDMDITPKEFNNRVKFNVKYQKLFNSIGLSANYDNLVNALVEFEKALVTLDSPFDLYLKGDKNAISMQAKRGLKLFNFYGCSSCHNGNNFGGNIMAEINKSFSVGCNVSDGKVKVPTLRNVTITEPYTYIGAFVNLSDMIRAMSVCQLGIIMPDEDVDDIVEFLKTLEGKRPKILE is encoded by the coding sequence ATGAATAAAATATTTTTTATTTTTGCTCTTTTATTAACCTTATTTGCTGATGAGAATGTTTATAAACCAATTGCTAGTATTCCTTATGATAAAGATTTGGCTAATTTAGGAAAGCAATTATATTTTGATGTTAATTTAAGCCCAAAAAAGCTTTCTTGTAATTCCTGTCATAATCTAAATTTAAGTGGTAATGGCACAAATAATTCAGGTATAAACACAGATAATGAAAACAATCCTCCTACTGTTTTAAATATAGCTTATTCAAATCTATTTTTTAAAGACGCTAGCATAACGGATTTAAAAGAACAAGTAAAAAGAACTTTAAAAACCGATATGGATATTACTCCTAAAGAATTTAATAATAGGGTTAAATTTAATGTTAAATATCAAAAATTATTTAATAGTATAGGTTTAAGTGCTAATTACGATAATTTAGTAAATGCTTTAGTAGAATTTGAAAAAGCTCTTGTTACGCTAGATTCTCCTTTTGATTTATATTTAAAAGGCGATAAAAATGCAATTAGTATGCAGGCTAAAAGGGGTTTAAAATTATTTAACTTTTACGGATGTTCATCTTGCCATAATGGAAATAATTTTGGCGGAAATATAATGGCAGAAATTAATAAAAGCTTTTCAGTAGGTTGTAATGTTAGTGATGGAAAAGTAAAAGTTCCAACTTTAAGAAATGTTACAATAACCGAGCCTTACACTTATATAGGAGCTTTTGTAAATCTTAGCGATATGATTAGAGCAATGTCGGTGTGTCAATTAGGAATAATTATGCCTGATGAAGATGTAGATGATATAGTTGAGTTTTTAAAAACTTTAGAAGGAAAAAGACCTAAAATTTTGGAATAA
- a CDS encoding metal ABC transporter permease: protein MMEYLNYSFIQNAIISAILVSIACGIIGALVLTNRLVAMVGGITHAAYGGLGISLYFGISTMLSTLAFVIACAILIAYLSKNYKNQDAVIGVVWAFGMSVGILLSDLSPNSNSVVFSYLFGAILAVERFDILIMIIADIAFILMAFVFYRQLIGVSVDSEFCKANGVNANLIYYMLIIASAICIVISLRVVGMVLILALLCIPSYISSMFCTRLSSMMVVSVILSLMFCLGGLVLSIAYELSSGACIILLACFCFFLAYLFKIFKKI from the coding sequence ATTATGGAATATCTAAATTATAGTTTTATTCAAAACGCAATTATTTCGGCAATTTTAGTAAGTATTGCTTGTGGGATTATAGGTGCTTTAGTGCTTACAAATCGTCTTGTAGCAATGGTTGGCGGGATTACTCACGCAGCTTATGGTGGGCTTGGGATTTCGCTTTATTTTGGAATTAGCACAATGCTTAGCACCTTAGCTTTTGTAATAGCTTGTGCAATACTTATTGCATATTTATCAAAAAATTACAAAAATCAAGATGCTGTAATAGGCGTGGTTTGGGCTTTTGGAATGAGTGTGGGGATATTGCTAAGCGATTTAAGTCCTAATTCAAATTCCGTAGTTTTTAGCTATTTATTCGGAGCTATTTTAGCGGTTGAGAGATTTGATATTTTGATTATGATAATAGCTGATATTGCTTTTATTTTAATGGCGTTTGTATTTTATAGACAATTAATAGGAGTTAGCGTTGATAGTGAGTTTTGCAAGGCAAATGGAGTAAATGCAAATCTAATTTATTATATGCTAATAATTGCGTCTGCTATTTGTATTGTAATTAGCTTAAGGGTTGTTGGAATGGTTTTAATACTTGCTTTACTTTGCATTCCTAGCTATATCTCATCTATGTTTTGCACTAGGCTTTCGTCTATGATGGTAGTTTCTGTTATCTTATCTCTTATGTTTTGCCTTGGCGGACTTGTGCTTAGCATTGCTTATGAATTAAGTAGTGGAGCTTGCATTATTTTGCTTGCTTGTTTTTGCTTTTTTCTTGCTTATTTGTTTAAAATATTTAAAAAGATTTAA
- a CDS encoding ZinT/AdcA family metal-binding protein produces MKKLLLSSIACISLFANNVGVSILPQAEIVKKLLPNAKITTLMPAGADPHTYEPKPKQMLELSKAQVFLGIGVEIEEVWLKRLAENTNIKIIQIDENIKKNTYFHKELNEHHHEHDDDAHNGVFDDVNVKNRDLSDWIGAWQSIYPYALNGDFDEYYKLKAEDKKDKSKEEYKKYYLDGYKTDVEKIIITKDSIEFIQNNKSIKSNYKYVGFKILTYESGKKGVRYLFEATNDKSPFKYVQFSDHNIKPTKDLEHFHIFFGNSSQEELLKEMINWPTYYHSDMSSDEIKEDLIHHLAHNHKHKHHHHEHSSIDVHIWTDPIILKQLAINSANALKQIYPKDAKNIDENLKKYEKELDELNLKIYDLTKNVNIKGFISSHPAWGYFAKRYGLNEYTLELEGKDIKPSELAKIIEIAKDKKACIILKAPQFDDKLAKSIHNESGLKIIEINQLSNEISKELLNFAKIINDNCSKH; encoded by the coding sequence ATGAAGAAACTATTATTAAGCTCAATTGCTTGCATTAGCTTATTTGCTAATAATGTAGGCGTTAGTATTTTGCCACAAGCTGAAATCGTAAAAAAATTACTCCCTAATGCAAAAATAACAACACTAATGCCAGCAGGCGCAGACCCACATACTTATGAGCCAAAGCCAAAGCAAATGCTAGAATTAAGCAAAGCTCAAGTATTTTTAGGAATAGGAGTTGAGATTGAAGAAGTTTGGCTTAAAAGATTAGCCGAAAACACAAATATAAAGATAATTCAAATTGATGAAAATATCAAAAAAAACACATATTTTCATAAAGAATTAAACGAACATCACCATGAACACGATGATGACGCTCATAATGGAGTATTTGATGATGTTAATGTAAAGAATAGAGATTTAAGTGATTGGATTGGAGCTTGGCAATCAATTTATCCTTACGCTTTAAATGGTGATTTTGATGAGTATTATAAATTAAAAGCAGAAGATAAAAAAGACAAAAGCAAAGAAGAATACAAAAAGTATTATTTAGATGGTTATAAAACAGATGTTGAAAAAATCATAATCACAAAAGATAGCATTGAGTTTATTCAAAACAATAAAAGCATAAAATCTAATTACAAATATGTAGGATTTAAAATCTTAACCTACGAATCAGGAAAAAAAGGCGTAAGATATTTATTTGAAGCAACAAACGATAAAAGTCCGTTTAAATATGTGCAATTTAGCGATCATAATATTAAACCTACGAAAGATTTAGAGCATTTTCATATATTTTTCGGAAATTCTAGTCAAGAAGAATTGTTAAAAGAAATGATTAATTGGCCTACATATTATCATAGCGATATGTCAAGCGATGAAATAAAAGAAGATTTAATTCATCATCTAGCACATAATCACAAACATAAACACCATCATCACGAGCATTCAAGTATTGATGTGCATATTTGGACTGACCCTATTATCTTAAAGCAACTTGCGATTAATTCAGCAAATGCTTTAAAACAAATTTATCCAAAAGATGCAAAAAATATTGATGAAAATCTAAAAAAATATGAAAAAGAATTAGATGAATTAAACTTAAAAATATATGATTTAACAAAAAATGTGAATATAAAAGGCTTTATTAGTTCTCATCCTGCTTGGGGTTATTTTGCTAAAAGATATGGCTTAAATGAATATACTTTAGAGCTTGAAGGAAAAGATATAAAACCTAGCGAATTAGCAAAAATCATAGAAATTGCAAAAGACAAAAAAGCTTGCATAATCTTAAAAGCACCACAATTTGATGATAAATTAGCTAAAAGCATTCACAATGAAAGTGGCTTAAAAATCATTGAGATAAACCAACTTTCAAACGAAATATCAAAGGAGCTTTTAAACTTTGCTAAGATTATTAACGATAATTGTTCTAAGCATTAA
- a CDS encoding transcriptional repressor encodes MNSVKLLKKHDIGITELRILLLDELLAAKEPMCFDDFKTKANKTTFYRTMEQFQKAKLINKIELDGKGYYQINKGNNALFVCDICHHTQDLAFPSIDKIQVSSVLVKGVCKDCKDNNE; translated from the coding sequence ATGAATTCAGTTAAGTTATTAAAAAAACATGATATCGGTATTACAGAACTTAGGATTTTATTATTAGATGAGCTTTTAGCTGCTAAAGAGCCTATGTGTTTTGATGATTTCAAAACAAAGGCAAATAAAACTACATTTTATAGGACAATGGAGCAGTTTCAAAAGGCAAAATTAATAAATAAAATTGAGCTTGATGGCAAGGGCTATTATCAAATAAATAAGGGTAATAATGCTTTATTTGTTTGTGATATTTGTCATCATACACAAGATTTAGCATTTCCAAGTATTGATAAAATTCAAGTTAGCTCTGTTTTGGTAAAAGGCGTTTGCAAAGATTGCAAGGATAATAATGAATAA
- a CDS encoding DUF1007 family protein, producing MLRLLTIIVLSINIYACALCSLYTPTAHVSFKGNSISWEFSSNFSQTLLDGYDTNNDKTLDENELIKVKAALLDYLLPRKFLTTLKYYDLPFGESIDIKFIVKDIKVSFDKELVLEYFIDYDFTPKIDRVLVLSVEDLDGFFNFKIKENSYQVKDFSINENINLNAVYYEFKAPTFIQATTTKIEEKSKEFETGISIYENMLKFLAALQSKMISLLKDNSLLLYPIALIYGFLHALLPSHGKSITAAYFMNSKKQILFFSLKVGFIHLINAFIIAGFFSIFSLFNLSKISGFLISLLACILLYLKLSKKQSVNIVEKPNNIKSFKLANNSKILKVVKNEKALDNFLAFSIGLLPCPGLILVIGFIQSLGAVAFIAAILIALGMSLAIFLSAFIVTRFKFSKKLEIISLIFVIFVGLYIGFFQ from the coding sequence TTGCTAAGATTATTAACGATAATTGTTCTAAGCATTAATATATACGCATGTGCTTTGTGTTCTTTATACACACCAACAGCACATGTAAGCTTTAAAGGAAATTCCATTTCTTGGGAATTTTCTTCAAATTTTTCACAAACCTTGCTAGATGGCTACGATACAAATAATGATAAAACTTTAGATGAAAACGAATTAATCAAGGTTAAAGCTGCTTTGCTTGATTATTTATTGCCTAGAAAATTTTTAACTACTTTAAAATATTATGATTTGCCTTTTGGAGAAAGCATTGATATTAAGTTTATTGTAAAAGATATTAAAGTAAGTTTTGATAAAGAACTTGTTTTAGAGTATTTTATAGATTATGATTTTACTCCGAAAATTGATAGGGTTTTGGTTTTAAGCGTTGAAGATCTTGATGGATTTTTTAATTTTAAAATAAAAGAAAACTCATATCAAGTAAAAGATTTTAGCATTAATGAAAACATAAATTTAAACGCTGTTTATTACGAATTTAAAGCACCAACTTTTATTCAAGCTACAACTACAAAAATTGAAGAAAAATCAAAAGAATTTGAAACAGGAATTAGCATTTATGAAAATATGCTTAAGTTTTTAGCTGCTTTACAAAGCAAGATGATTTCTTTATTAAAAGATAATAGTTTGCTTTTATATCCTATTGCTTTAATTTATGGCTTTTTGCACGCACTCTTACCAAGTCATGGCAAAAGCATAACAGCAGCTTATTTTATGAACTCAAAAAAACAAATATTATTTTTTAGTCTAAAAGTAGGATTTATTCATTTAATTAATGCTTTTATTATCGCTGGGTTTTTTTCTATTTTTAGCTTGTTTAATCTAAGTAAAATTTCAGGATTTTTAATAAGTTTATTAGCTTGTATTTTGCTTTATTTAAAATTATCAAAAAAACAAAGCGTAAATATAGTAGAAAAACCAAATAATATAAAAAGTTTTAAACTAGCAAATAATAGTAAAATCTTAAAAGTAGTAAAAAACGAAAAAGCACTTGATAATTTCTTGGCTTTTAGCATAGGATTGCTTCCTTGTCCTGGGCTTATTTTGGTTATTGGTTTTATACAAAGTTTAGGTGCTGTTGCTTTTATAGCAGCAATTTTGATAGCACTTGGAATGAGCCTTGCTATATTTTTGAGTGCATTTATTGTAACTAGATTTAAATTTAGTAAGAAATTAGAAATTATAAGCTTAATTTTTGTTATATTTGTTGGCTTATATATAGGATTTTTTCAATGA
- a CDS encoding autotransporter outer membrane beta-barrel domain-containing protein: MKKVLFSSVCAVALLGSNVYAIESNSVGNSLETFLSQKTDLENKINTQKITITQKEGDVSLANEGYSKKYQEFLSANKGIESATLVAGDKEGLKNTAEREHASIVNQGNILNTQKQNLDSQLTGINDLINKQNTTISDLTSQIATSQANLTAKREAYENLVKELEPLQEERKLLIAKEEETTKALAAAREELAKNPDDTVLQNKVAEAVKAQNEAHLAVSMNDDKFTPLTSKKDAAHYDFITVTEQHNDLVFKKRDEEKNLETYKSNLTLKQQEIQAHEQKIADNLAKQAEAKTKVDETMKVYNEALAAVETAKQNQASVKAELDAASLALTQAQNELNTANQDLAKLEEELKNLQSDIANNTEVGKQSKEEMGENYKASTQELANKLITLSAENNGDLSTATPEVKAQAQAIANEIASVIINEQKSEISSDVLSSLNVSINNMNKRLGEIRGLNEDLGVWFRAYGGRFSNDNSHFNYYSTQIGADKKTDFNNGDLIAGALFGYDKVNSNAKSKGFNVGGYLSYISNDGYFADLVLKYIHTGYDKAGIKSQNSFLASVESGYRFNIYQNTYLEPSLELITGYVGKYEAQIGKNTISTKSYVPLIIKPQVFAGYSVNDFTFRAGVGAILDTKKHTANILINDLVKGINASSSVKLDSNNRGFVSLGGSYKFNDNLRLNLSVERSFGSSLTNDYEINSTIRYTF, from the coding sequence ATGAAAAAAGTATTATTTTCATCAGTTTGTGCAGTGGCACTACTTGGTTCTAATGTATATGCAATAGAGAGTAATAGTGTAGGTAATAGTTTAGAAACTTTTTTAAGTCAAAAAACGGATTTAGAGAATAAAATTAATACTCAAAAAATAACAATTACCCAAAAAGAAGGAGATGTTAGCTTAGCAAATGAAGGTTATAGTAAAAAATATCAAGAATTTTTATCAGCTAATAAAGGTATTGAAAGTGCTACGCTAGTTGCGGGAGATAAAGAAGGTTTAAAAAATACAGCAGAAAGAGAACATGCAAGTATAGTAAATCAAGGCAATATCTTGAATACTCAAAAACAAAATTTAGATTCACAATTAACTGGAATAAATGATCTAATAAACAAACAAAATACAACTATTTCTGATTTGACAAGCCAAATTGCAACTTCTCAGGCTAATTTAACTGCTAAAAGAGAAGCTTATGAAAATTTAGTTAAAGAACTAGAGCCTTTACAAGAAGAACGCAAACTTTTGATAGCAAAAGAAGAAGAAACAACAAAAGCACTTGCAGCGGCAAGAGAAGAATTAGCTAAAAATCCTGATGATACAGTATTACAAAACAAAGTTGCAGAAGCCGTTAAGGCACAAAATGAAGCGCATTTAGCAGTAAGTATGAATGATGACAAATTTACACCACTAACATCAAAAAAAGATGCAGCTCACTATGATTTCATAACCGTAACAGAACAACATAACGATTTGGTTTTTAAGAAAAGAGATGAAGAAAAAAATCTTGAAACTTACAAATCAAATTTAACTTTAAAACAACAAGAAATCCAAGCTCATGAGCAAAAAATCGCAGATAATTTAGCAAAACAAGCAGAAGCAAAAACCAAAGTAGATGAAACTATGAAGGTTTATAATGAAGCATTAGCAGCAGTTGAAACAGCTAAGCAAAATCAAGCTAGTGTAAAAGCTGAATTAGATGCAGCAAGTTTAGCTTTAACTCAGGCTCAAAACGAATTAAATACTGCTAATCAAGATTTAGCTAAATTAGAAGAGGAACTAAAAAATCTTCAATCAGATATCGCAAATAATACAGAAGTAGGTAAGCAGTCTAAAGAAGAAATGGGAGAAAATTATAAAGCAAGCACGCAAGAGCTAGCAAACAAACTAATTACCTTAAGTGCAGAAAATAACGGAGATTTAAGCACAGCAACTCCTGAAGTAAAAGCACAAGCACAAGCAATAGCAAATGAAATTGCAAGCGTTATTATAAACGAGCAAAAAAGCGAAATCTCAAGCGATGTTTTAAGTTCTTTAAATGTAAGCATTAATAATATGAACAAGCGCTTAGGAGAAATTCGTGGCTTAAATGAAGATTTAGGCGTATGGTTTAGAGCTTATGGTGGTCGCTTTAGTAATGATAATAGCCATTTTAATTACTATTCAACCCAAATCGGTGCTGATAAAAAAACAGATTTTAATAACGGCGATTTAATAGCGGGTGCATTATTTGGCTATGATAAAGTAAATTCAAATGCAAAATCAAAAGGCTTTAATGTAGGCGGATATTTAAGTTATATTAGTAATGATGGATATTTTGCTGATTTAGTGCTTAAATATATTCACACAGGCTACGATAAAGCTGGTATCAAATCTCAAAACTCATTCTTAGCAAGTGTTGAGAGTGGATATAGATTTAATATTTATCAAAACACTTATTTAGAGCCAAGTTTAGAATTAATCACAGGTTATGTAGGAAAATATGAGGCACAAATTGGCAAAAACACAATCAGCACAAAATCTTATGTTCCACTAATTATTAAACCACAAGTTTTTGCTGGATATAGTGTAAATGACTTTACTTTTAGAGCTGGAGTTGGTGCGATATTAGATACTAAAAAACACACAGCAAATATTTTAATCAATGATTTAGTAAAAGGAATAAACGCAAGTTCAAGCGTAAAACTTGATAGCAATAATCGTGGTTTTGTTAGTTTAGGTGGCTCATATAAATTTAATGACAATCTAAGACTTAATTTAAGTGTAGAAAGAAGCTTTGGCTCAAGTCTTACAAACGATTATGAGATAAACTCTACTATTAGATATACATTTTAA